GAGCCTGCCTCGACCGAGGTGACCACGAAGGTGCTGGATTCCAGCGGAATCCAGATGCTGATCGAGTCGTACCGAGGCAAGGTGGTTGTCGTCGACTATTGGTCGACCAATTGCCCACCTTGCATTCGGGAACTGCCTGGGCTGGTGAAGCTGTCGCAAGAGTATCCGGCCAGCGAAGTGAAGTGCATGACGGTCAGTCTCGACTATATCGGTGTCGCGGGTGAAAAGCCGGAAGACAGTACTGAAGCGGTCATGAGGATTTTGAAGCACGTCGATGCCCGGTTCGACAATATTATCGCCGCCGATGATTCGGAAGCGATGCTGAAGAAGCTCGACCTGAGTGCTCCCCCGGCCGTTTACGTTTACGGAAAAGATGGCAAGCTGGTCAAGCGTTTCGATAACGAGAACGCGACCGGTGAAGGTGACGAATTCACCTACGCCAAAGACGTACAGCCGCTGGTGGCAGAGCTGTTACAGCAGAAGTAGAGCCTGGAAGTGGCTCAAGAAACAAAGAAGGCTACCTGAGGACACGTTCAGGTAGCCTTCTTGCGAGCCTCGTATTGAGGAGTGAGGGTTCTTACCGGGCAGCGGCAACCTCTGGCGTTTCCGTTTCTAGTCGTACCATCATGGCTTCACCGAAGTCGATCTTGTCGTCTTCGAGGCCTGGGACGCGGCGGAACAACACTTCCGCAAAGCGGCCGAATTGTTCGGGGATCACGCGATAGAAGTTGTTCTTGCCATCGCGACGCGATTCGATCAGGCCACAAGTCTTCAGCAGTGCCAGGTGATGGCTGACTGCGGGTTGGCTTTGGTCGAGCAGGTCGCAGAGCGAGCGAACATTCAGCTCCCCAGCTTGCAGCAAGTAGCTGAGGATCTTCAGCCGAGTTTCGTCGGCCAGAAGCTTGAAGAGTTGCACCAACTGGCGGGCAACGTCTTCGTTCAAGGGTTCGTAAGGCGAGGGTTCTTTGCCTGAATCAACAGGCTCGGAAACGTGAGCGGGACTATCGCTCTCGGCGTAGTACCCTTTGGACAGCGATTGTCCGTTGGCTGGTGTGGCCAAGAACATCATGGTAGTTCTTCTCCGTGAGAGTAAGGCTTGGGCCCCTACCTGAAAAGTTAAGTCAACTGGCCCCATAACTGGATAAGTCACGCCTCGGAGATAGCTTGACGCGGCCAATGCTTAACTCGTATTCGCCCAATGATGGCGAAATGGAGAAATGCAGGTTCCAACGAAGACGCGTAAAGTTAAACCAAGCGGCGCTGAGCAAACCCAAATTCGGTAGTTGAACCAAGCGCTAACGGCTCGCTTACCAAAATCGAGCCTCGCCACACCGTACGACCGACATGACGAAGGGGTTCGCTCATTTCCGGAGTATCGAACAATTCACATCAAACTGCAACATTCCATCGAAATTTGAGGGGGTGCTGTTGCGCCTTTGTTGCGGGTGGTTCGATTGAGATCAGCATATCGTCATCTCTTGCGGGATTTGATACAATCATTAATTCGGGTGATAATAAGCCCTTGCACTACATGCTGCCGACTGCCTGATCGAGCGAGAAATCACCGGATGAAATGGTCATTGCGTGGATTGTTCCCTTACGTTATCCCGCTAGTCTTCGTAGTCGCCCTCTTTTTCGCGTTCCGGATGGGGTCGCTCCCCCCGGCCGATTTCACTTTTTCGAACGGTACCGAAATTCAATCGGTCGACCCGGCGAAAAGTACGGGTGCCCCGGAAGGACGGATTATCGATGCCATCTTCGAGGGGCTCTATCGAAAACTGCCTGATCCGACGAGCCCCGACGACATGGTGCCCTTGCCCGGAATGGCCAAGTCGCACGACCTGTCGGAAGACTTGAAGACCTATACCTTCCACATGCGGGAGGGGGCCAAGTGGACGAACGGCGAACCCGTGACCGCTTACGACTGGACGTTCTCTTGGATGCGATTCTTGCATCCCGAATCGGGGACCCAGTACGCCTACCAGTTGTGGTACATCAAAAACGCCAAACGCTACACGACCGGTGACCTGAAAGAAGGGGATCGCGTTGAAGTCGAATTGGCTGATCGAAAAGACAAGGCCCAGATGTTCCCGCGAGGCACGATGGTCTCGGGGATCGTGAAGAAGATTGATACCTTCGAGGAAGGAGGTAAGCAGTCGAGCGGCGGACATGATGAAGAGGAAGCAATCCAGTACCACGTCTACACGGTGGACTGTGTCCCAGAGAAAGATGGAGAGCCTGATTGGGAGGGCCCTGTCAAACAGCGGGTCTTCTATACCGAAGGCACCCCTGCGAAGTACCTGACCAAGTTCCCAGGTGCGGAAGCTGCCATGCATGTGTTGTTGCACTTCAGCGAAGTCGGTATCAAAGCTCCTGACGAAAAGACATTGATCGTCGAACTGGAAGCACCGACGCCTTACTTCCTGGAGCTGGCGTCCTTTTACCCAATGCATCCCGTCAATCGCACTTGTGTCGAAACGTTCGGTTACCCCGATTGGACCA
The window above is part of the Bremerella sp. JC817 genome. Proteins encoded here:
- a CDS encoding TlpA disulfide reductase family protein, which encodes MKSHWYAILLLAAVCGCNAESPEGMSSPVEVASTPEPASTEVTTKVLDSSGIQMLIESYRGKVVVVDYWSTNCPPCIRELPGLVKLSQEYPASEVKCMTVSLDYIGVAGEKPEDSTEAVMRILKHVDARFDNIIAADDSEAMLKKLDLSAPPAVYVYGKDGKLVKRFDNENATGEGDEFTYAKDVQPLVAELLQQK
- a CDS encoding metalloregulator ArsR/SmtB family transcription factor — encoded protein: MMFLATPANGQSLSKGYYAESDSPAHVSEPVDSGKEPSPYEPLNEDVARQLVQLFKLLADETRLKILSYLLQAGELNVRSLCDLLDQSQPAVSHHLALLKTCGLIESRRDGKNNFYRVIPEQFGRFAEVLFRRVPGLEDDKIDFGEAMMVRLETETPEVAAAR